One genomic segment of Phyllopteryx taeniolatus isolate TA_2022b chromosome 12, UOR_Ptae_1.2, whole genome shotgun sequence includes these proteins:
- the crfb2 gene encoding cytokine receptor family member b2 isoform X1 produces the protein MICVLWVLTSIPHGLLALSELPQPVNVLIISINFIHMLTWEPGPGTPADLYYQISVNTDMGTTWVPVAACQHVQYPLVCNMTEAFSDPRQVYITQVTAKRQGQTSRPTTVSGFLPIKDTHLDLPVVAVTPCGKNLCVDLLPQLQHLREFYNSLSYQLRINSSGAARALFFQETKSLKGTVLKNLAPGRQYCISVRISDSLVPRESNYSHHDCAITPGNYKSDPVISAVLCILSIVGLIVVILLAYTGFICLRKSHVPSVLTSIHHSKEVRVFVPHKAFLSSLSMIPTLHSPSEEKDCRTSALWDVEDSSGYGSDYKMHLAANLLSSSSPTLPLLAQPEPLPSNTSNSNSGFFSVGVFCPQPQAYLNGASKQSTIDTASLSDCLLNSANSPVSYQASLTAERIQPIELEIGVVGKTDNRDVNLHSLILGRYVEETEEKNIFDQSNVDAIDWEEHDGMSVMVPETCNTTEGPIEGTSCPVDDDDQQCEYFSYISRPSCTL, from the exons cttTGAGTGAACTTCCCCAACCGGTGAACGTGTTGATCATCTCCATTAATTTCATTCATATGCTAACATGGGAACCTGGACCAGGCACACCTGCGGATCTTTATTACCAAATCAGTGTCAATACAGATAT GGGTACTACCTGGGTCCCAGTGGCTGCCTGTCAGCATGTCCAGTACCCATTGGTTTGCAACATGACAGAGGCCTTCTCCGATCCAAGGCAGGTCTACATAACCCAAGTTACAGCCAAGCGGCAAGGTCAGACCTCTCGACCAACGACAGTCTCAGGATTCCTGCCCATCAAAGACA CTCACCTGGACCTACCAGTGGTGGCTGTAACCCCTTGTGGAAAAAATCTGTGTGTGGACCTTCTGCCTCAACTGCAGCATCTGAGGGAATTCTACAACTCACTCAGTTACCAACTCAGGATCAACAGCAGTGGTGCGGCCAGAGCTCTG ttttttcaggaaaccaaatcTCTGAAGGGAACTGTTCTGAAGAACCTTGCTCCCGGCAGGCAATACTGCATCTCAGTTCGGATCTCTGACAGCCTTGTCCCAAGGGAGTCCAACTACAGCCACCATGATTGTGCCATTACCCCAGGGAATTACAAATCAG ACCCGGTGATCTCAGCTGTGTTGTGTATTTTGTCCATTGTTGGTCTCATCGTTGTGATCCTCCTGGCCTATACTGGATTCATCTGTCTAAGAAAGAGTCATGTGCCTTCAGTTCTG acatccatccatcacagTAAAGAGGTCCGGGTTTTTGTGCCCCACAAAGCCTTCTTGTCTTCCCTCTCAATGATACCAACACTGCACTCTCCAAGTGAAGAGAAGGACTGTCGAACATCAGCTCTTTGGGATGTAGAAGACTCTTCTGGCTATGGAAGTGATTACAAAATGCATTTGGCCGCCAACTTACTCTCCTCGTCGTCCCCAACACTTCCTTTATTAGCTCAGCCTGAACCACTCCCAAGCAACACTTCAAACTCAAACTCTGGCTTTTTCTCTGTAGGTGTTTTTTGTCCACAGCCTCAAGCCTATTTAAATGGTGCATCCAAACAGTCAACCATAGACACAGCCTCACTTTCTGACTGTCTCTTGAACTCAGCCAACAGTCCGGTTTCATACCAAGCTAGTTTAACGGCAGAGAGGATACAGCCGATCGAGCTGGAAATTGGGGTGGTTGGAAAAACAGACAACAGAGATGTTAACCTCCACTCTCTAATTTTGGGAAGGTATGTGGAGGAAACGgaggagaaaaacatttttgaccaaTCGAATGTGGATGCCATCGATTGGGAGGAGCATGACGGCATGTCAGTGATGGTTCCAGAAACTTGCAACACTACCGAAGGACCCATTGAAGGAACCTCCTGCcctgttgatgatgatgatcagcaatgtgaatatttttcatACATAAGCCGCCCATCATGTACCTTGTAG
- the crfb2 gene encoding cytokine receptor family member b2 isoform X2: MLTWEPGPGTPADLYYQISVNTDMGTTWVPVAACQHVQYPLVCNMTEAFSDPRQVYITQVTAKRQGQTSRPTTVSGFLPIKDTHLDLPVVAVTPCGKNLCVDLLPQLQHLREFYNSLSYQLRINSSGAARALFFQETKSLKGTVLKNLAPGRQYCISVRISDSLVPRESNYSHHDCAITPGNYKSDPVISAVLCILSIVGLIVVILLAYTGFICLRKSHVPSVLTSIHHSKEVRVFVPHKAFLSSLSMIPTLHSPSEEKDCRTSALWDVEDSSGYGSDYKMHLAANLLSSSSPTLPLLAQPEPLPSNTSNSNSGFFSVGVFCPQPQAYLNGASKQSTIDTASLSDCLLNSANSPVSYQASLTAERIQPIELEIGVVGKTDNRDVNLHSLILGRYVEETEEKNIFDQSNVDAIDWEEHDGMSVMVPETCNTTEGPIEGTSCPVDDDDQQCEYFSYISRPSCTL, translated from the exons ATGCTAACATGGGAACCTGGACCAGGCACACCTGCGGATCTTTATTACCAAATCAGTGTCAATACAGATAT GGGTACTACCTGGGTCCCAGTGGCTGCCTGTCAGCATGTCCAGTACCCATTGGTTTGCAACATGACAGAGGCCTTCTCCGATCCAAGGCAGGTCTACATAACCCAAGTTACAGCCAAGCGGCAAGGTCAGACCTCTCGACCAACGACAGTCTCAGGATTCCTGCCCATCAAAGACA CTCACCTGGACCTACCAGTGGTGGCTGTAACCCCTTGTGGAAAAAATCTGTGTGTGGACCTTCTGCCTCAACTGCAGCATCTGAGGGAATTCTACAACTCACTCAGTTACCAACTCAGGATCAACAGCAGTGGTGCGGCCAGAGCTCTG ttttttcaggaaaccaaatcTCTGAAGGGAACTGTTCTGAAGAACCTTGCTCCCGGCAGGCAATACTGCATCTCAGTTCGGATCTCTGACAGCCTTGTCCCAAGGGAGTCCAACTACAGCCACCATGATTGTGCCATTACCCCAGGGAATTACAAATCAG ACCCGGTGATCTCAGCTGTGTTGTGTATTTTGTCCATTGTTGGTCTCATCGTTGTGATCCTCCTGGCCTATACTGGATTCATCTGTCTAAGAAAGAGTCATGTGCCTTCAGTTCTG acatccatccatcacagTAAAGAGGTCCGGGTTTTTGTGCCCCACAAAGCCTTCTTGTCTTCCCTCTCAATGATACCAACACTGCACTCTCCAAGTGAAGAGAAGGACTGTCGAACATCAGCTCTTTGGGATGTAGAAGACTCTTCTGGCTATGGAAGTGATTACAAAATGCATTTGGCCGCCAACTTACTCTCCTCGTCGTCCCCAACACTTCCTTTATTAGCTCAGCCTGAACCACTCCCAAGCAACACTTCAAACTCAAACTCTGGCTTTTTCTCTGTAGGTGTTTTTTGTCCACAGCCTCAAGCCTATTTAAATGGTGCATCCAAACAGTCAACCATAGACACAGCCTCACTTTCTGACTGTCTCTTGAACTCAGCCAACAGTCCGGTTTCATACCAAGCTAGTTTAACGGCAGAGAGGATACAGCCGATCGAGCTGGAAATTGGGGTGGTTGGAAAAACAGACAACAGAGATGTTAACCTCCACTCTCTAATTTTGGGAAGGTATGTGGAGGAAACGgaggagaaaaacatttttgaccaaTCGAATGTGGATGCCATCGATTGGGAGGAGCATGACGGCATGTCAGTGATGGTTCCAGAAACTTGCAACACTACCGAAGGACCCATTGAAGGAACCTCCTGCcctgttgatgatgatgatcagcaatgtgaatatttttcatACATAAGCCGCCCATCATGTACCTTGTAG